A part of Rhodohalobacter barkolensis genomic DNA contains:
- a CDS encoding tyrosine-type recombinase/integrase has product MAGLKKRGKNYYIVFSRSEDGKQVKKTYSLGTTFKKIAEEKKVNFQKLYDQGEIDPFQDRWCVKAFEDQQKESGGSAGSVDSYFIDDLKEEFLKTKAHTAAATRKAYKSVIKLFIEEVGRSMTISLIRPSDIRNFCFKGGYSNATQRNYYKHLKVFFSWVSEQGIIDQNPCDQVTPPKKKDKLVDKIFSESELEKIFEAFRKHHKKCKENKHIVQSSLRQHWFIPLITTCYYTGLRRKEITQLKWHQVDFDNREISVTDTKNGRERTVILFDKAYESLKDWHAHMGKPQGGFVFPSPKSNEKTQFGHRGDYVSKVFKSYVVKAKLKDSIHFHGLRHSCATFMIRKGFDVTIVKEMLGHRSIEVTMRYVSLAVKDHKNRAKELGLIT; this is encoded by the coding sequence ATGGCTGGATTAAAGAAGAGGGGTAAGAACTATTACATTGTCTTTAGTAGGAGCGAAGACGGCAAACAGGTTAAAAAGACCTATTCATTGGGCACAACGTTCAAAAAAATTGCCGAAGAGAAAAAGGTCAATTTTCAAAAATTGTATGATCAGGGAGAAATTGATCCCTTTCAGGATAGATGGTGTGTTAAAGCATTTGAGGACCAGCAGAAAGAGAGCGGAGGAAGTGCCGGATCGGTTGACAGCTACTTTATCGATGACCTAAAAGAAGAGTTCTTAAAAACCAAGGCACATACGGCGGCTGCGACAAGGAAAGCATACAAATCGGTTATTAAGCTTTTCATCGAAGAGGTGGGTCGTTCTATGACAATTAGCCTAATTAGGCCTTCTGATATCCGAAATTTCTGTTTTAAGGGAGGGTACTCCAATGCAACTCAACGAAATTACTATAAACATTTAAAAGTTTTCTTTTCATGGGTGTCTGAACAGGGAATTATTGATCAAAATCCTTGTGATCAGGTTACCCCACCTAAAAAGAAAGACAAGCTTGTTGATAAAATTTTTAGTGAAAGTGAATTAGAAAAAATCTTTGAAGCTTTTAGGAAGCATCATAAAAAGTGTAAAGAGAATAAGCATATCGTTCAATCATCTTTACGTCAACACTGGTTTATTCCCTTAATTACGACCTGTTATTATACCGGCCTTCGCAGAAAAGAGATAACACAGCTGAAGTGGCATCAAGTGGATTTTGATAACCGAGAAATTAGCGTAACAGATACGAAGAACGGACGAGAACGAACGGTTATACTTTTTGATAAAGCGTATGAAAGTTTAAAGGATTGGCATGCCCATATGGGTAAGCCTCAAGGTGGCTTCGTTTTTCCAAGCCCAAAGTCCAACGAGAAAACTCAATTTGGACACAGGGGAGATTACGTGTCAAAAGTTTTTAAGAGTTACGTGGTAAAGGCAAAACTGAAGGATAGTATTCACTTTCATGGATTACGTCACTCATGTGCCACCTTTATGATTCGCAAAGGTTTTGACGTGACGATAGTAAAAGAGATGCTTGGGCATAGAAGCATTGAAGTAACCATGAGGTATGTAAGCCTTGCTGTAAAAGATCACAAGAACAGAGCAAAAGAATTAGGACTAATTACATAA
- a CDS encoding DNA primase family protein encodes MPRLSFSDVKREVKQQLHKAKTKISGQNVIPHKDVLSQMLEKVELLDYQKEAKTDKKLSKKHFLVITVEKILELAKKYDWGLCKRLDFIYLYNGAYWDEIEKESLQSFLGLAAYRMGVDRFESKYHRFRDELLKQFIVTAHLPAPEKDGPEVLINLKNGTVEINPEAEKRVNLRQPESDDFITYQLPFEYDPYATSPRFDKYLDKVLPSKDLQKLLAEYLGYIFLKPSTLKLEKTLLLYGTGANGKSVFFDIVNAMLGDENVSTYTLKSLTNQNGYYRAKLANKLLNYATEIDGEMNTALFKQLVSGEPVEARLPYGEPFTLTNYAKLIFNCNELPSDVEHTNAFFRRFLIVPFDVTIPPEEQDKELSRKIIENELSGVFNWVIEGLHRLLEQKGFTECEEVNQQVENYRKESDSVLSFIDQRGYKSSKVSYTRLSELYQGYKRFCEQDGYRACSNRKFSTRLKNAGYTTDRKEYGRVFYLVQDL; translated from the coding sequence ATGCCAAGATTATCATTCAGTGACGTAAAGCGAGAAGTAAAGCAGCAGCTTCATAAAGCGAAGACTAAAATTTCCGGACAAAATGTAATACCCCACAAGGATGTATTATCCCAAATGCTGGAAAAAGTTGAGTTATTAGACTATCAAAAGGAAGCAAAAACGGATAAGAAGCTCTCAAAAAAGCATTTTTTAGTCATAACAGTTGAGAAAATACTTGAACTGGCAAAAAAATATGACTGGGGATTGTGTAAGCGACTTGATTTCATCTACCTATACAATGGAGCGTATTGGGATGAAATTGAGAAGGAATCACTGCAGAGTTTTTTAGGCTTAGCAGCGTACCGGATGGGAGTTGATCGATTTGAGTCGAAGTACCATCGATTCAGGGATGAACTTCTCAAACAGTTCATAGTGACAGCTCATCTTCCGGCTCCTGAGAAGGATGGCCCGGAGGTGCTGATCAACCTTAAAAATGGTACGGTAGAGATAAACCCGGAAGCGGAAAAAAGAGTTAACCTGAGACAACCTGAAAGTGATGACTTCATCACCTATCAGTTACCGTTTGAGTATGATCCTTATGCTACTTCACCACGATTCGATAAGTATCTGGATAAGGTACTCCCAAGCAAAGATCTGCAAAAACTCCTGGCGGAATATTTAGGGTACATTTTCTTAAAGCCATCCACATTGAAGCTTGAAAAGACATTGCTTCTATATGGTACGGGAGCTAATGGGAAATCGGTCTTCTTTGATATCGTGAATGCGATGCTTGGCGATGAAAATGTGTCAACATATACCTTGAAAAGTCTGACGAATCAGAATGGCTACTACAGGGCAAAGCTTGCAAACAAGCTGCTGAACTATGCAACGGAGATAGATGGTGAGATGAATACGGCTCTATTCAAACAGCTTGTATCCGGTGAGCCTGTAGAGGCGAGATTGCCATATGGTGAACCGTTTACATTGACCAACTATGCAAAGCTCATTTTTAACTGTAATGAGCTTCCATCCGATGTAGAACATACCAACGCTTTTTTCAGGCGCTTTTTAATTGTTCCCTTTGACGTTACCATTCCACCGGAGGAGCAGGATAAGGAGCTCTCAAGAAAGATTATTGAGAATGAGTTGTCAGGTGTTTTCAATTGGGTGATTGAGGGACTTCACCGCCTACTCGAGCAAAAAGGATTTACAGAGTGTGAAGAGGTAAATCAACAGGTCGAGAACTACCGAAAAGAATCCGACTCCGTACTCTCTTTCATCGATCAGAGGGGATACAAGTCAAGCAAGGTATCTTATACACGACTATCAGAACTCTATCAAGGATACAAGAGGTTTTGTGAACAGGACGGATACAGAGCGTGCAGTAATCGAAAGTTTAGCACCCGTTTAAAGAATGCCGGATATACAACCGATCGGAAGGAGTATGGACGAGTATTCTACCTGGTGCAGGATTTATGA
- a CDS encoding DUF6371 domain-containing protein: MKTYRYQLDSGSKKYRCPSCQMKRFVRYVDQTNGNYLPSQYGRCDREVSCSYFYSPYDDHTFADQKVVRIPKRKVKPIFIQRELYKKSLANYRQNNFVRYLHTLFDEEKVNGLIKRYHLGTSTKLKGGCIFYQLDLEGNIRRGKIIVYNPITGRRGRIHSVHSLLGIEKRFYPEWRFFGEHLLIDKRKPVAIVEAEKTAIIASAYFPEFIWVATGMKATLKIEYAQCLKDRNVTLFPDLGAFDDWEQKADELSRICTVSVSDMLEVNANANDMAKGLDLVDYVIAQTN, from the coding sequence ATGAAGACGTATCGATATCAGTTAGACTCCGGTTCAAAAAAATACAGGTGCCCATCTTGCCAAATGAAACGATTTGTGAGATATGTGGATCAAACTAACGGGAATTATTTGCCTTCTCAGTACGGAAGGTGTGACCGTGAGGTCTCCTGCTCCTATTTTTACTCTCCCTATGATGATCACACCTTTGCCGACCAGAAAGTTGTTCGCATTCCAAAAAGAAAGGTTAAGCCTATATTCATTCAAAGAGAGCTATACAAAAAAAGCTTAGCAAACTATCGGCAAAACAACTTCGTCCGCTATCTGCATACGCTTTTCGATGAAGAGAAAGTTAACGGTTTGATTAAACGCTACCATCTGGGTACATCTACAAAGCTAAAGGGTGGCTGTATCTTCTATCAGCTGGATCTTGAAGGGAACATCCGAAGAGGAAAGATTATCGTTTACAACCCGATTACCGGTCGGAGAGGAAGAATTCATTCTGTTCACAGCTTGCTGGGTATAGAAAAGAGGTTCTATCCTGAATGGAGGTTTTTTGGTGAGCATTTGCTTATTGACAAAAGGAAGCCTGTAGCCATAGTTGAAGCAGAAAAGACAGCCATAATTGCAAGTGCGTACTTTCCGGAATTCATCTGGGTGGCAACAGGTATGAAAGCAACGCTTAAGATTGAGTATGCTCAGTGCTTGAAGGATAGAAACGTAACGTTATTTCCCGATTTAGGGGCGTTTGATGACTGGGAGCAAAAAGCTGATGAGCTATCCAGAATTTGTACGGTCTCGGTATCGGATATGCTTGAAGTGAACGCAAATGCAAATGATATGGCGAAAGGGTTGGACTTGGTAGATTATGTAATAGCTCAAACCAATTAA
- a CDS encoding RES family NAD+ phosphorylase, which translates to MNCCSNCFDDIELTGFITSNSVKSGDCDYCSKTNTSLINPREFEEKFISLIDIYEPVKGEVEGDISPDLIHKKIQDDWSIFNGDISANVHQSLLKEILSSSFKANDRLFSEPYELRVILHKLEEADSLEKEWEAFANEIKTNNRFFIGESINLDLLKDLFRVHTKAYKKGKLFYRGRISKEKGYQKEKMGKPPIELSESGRANPIGIPYLYLSTEKETVLYESRATHSDFVTIAEFRLIADNMKVLRLRRIDDLSPFMAEDGLENYLKYKNYLKRLEHELSRPLRTHDNKMLDYLPTQYLCEYVKSLGYDAIEYGSSLHDGGINLAVFDDSKLEITDIKVHEIISIQLDSKIVS; encoded by the coding sequence ATGAATTGCTGCTCAAACTGCTTTGATGACATAGAATTAACAGGTTTTATTACCTCCAATTCAGTTAAATCTGGTGATTGCGACTATTGCTCAAAGACAAATACTTCACTCATAAACCCAAGAGAGTTTGAGGAAAAATTCATCTCTCTCATTGATATATATGAACCAGTTAAAGGTGAGGTTGAGGGAGACATTTCTCCTGATTTAATTCACAAAAAAATTCAAGATGATTGGTCTATTTTTAATGGTGACATTAGCGCTAACGTTCATCAATCATTGCTAAAAGAAATCCTATCGAGCTCATTTAAGGCCAACGATAGGTTATTTTCGGAGCCCTACGAGCTAAGAGTTATATTACATAAGCTTGAAGAAGCTGATAGCCTGGAAAAAGAATGGGAAGCATTTGCCAATGAGATAAAGACCAATAACCGATTCTTCATTGGAGAAAGTATTAATCTTGACTTGCTTAAAGACCTATTCAGAGTTCATACTAAAGCTTATAAAAAGGGGAAGCTATTTTATCGCGGTAGAATATCAAAGGAAAAAGGATATCAAAAAGAGAAAATGGGAAAACCTCCTATAGAGTTAAGTGAGTCTGGCAGGGCAAACCCTATAGGAATACCTTACTTGTACTTATCAACTGAAAAAGAAACTGTCCTATATGAATCAAGAGCGACCCATTCAGACTTTGTTACAATTGCCGAATTTCGTTTGATCGCTGATAACATGAAAGTTTTACGCCTCCGGAGGATTGATGACCTTAGCCCATTTATGGCAGAAGATGGACTTGAAAACTACCTTAAGTACAAAAATTACCTCAAGCGATTAGAACATGAATTATCAAGACCATTAAGAACACACGACAATAAAATGCTCGACTACTTGCCCACCCAGTATTTATGTGAATATGTTAAGTCACTCGGTTACGATGCCATTGAATATGGAAGTTCCCTACATGACGGAGGAATTAATCTTGCCGTATTTGATGATAGCAAATTGGAAATCACTGATATTAAAGTTCATGAAATAATATCAATTCAACTTGACTCTAAAATCGTTTCTTAA
- a CDS encoding sce7725 family protein yields MYFPYLRGKQYELISLRELSEKMSETGVIHPIIEPVKETTSTLRITCEQLVDAEVPFTLILNPSVGDLKDSLHEIIHFINAEVGDYEQLHLGVLIHSNTNLAPLNQSLNELENNYPFTIVHLSQYPDTDSLSDFYNDKTVHYNLFRDSNLVRRYRRIINQNTKVVLSDPFNSKRTNADYAKVPDEFFTDEHNFYHEDGYIGFSDYLTIGEDYSDSGFAPYAVTIHLTYLRDDGQIWIRHFVSDSNDDYTDVPGTYKEALDKLIEFINDENLQSSACEEFRKQAAAGHYPGLGSVKKLSIIHHIELIIGVLN; encoded by the coding sequence ATGTACTTTCCATATCTGAGGGGTAAACAATACGAACTCATTTCTCTGCGTGAGCTATCTGAGAAAATGAGCGAAACGGGTGTAATACACCCCATAATAGAACCTGTTAAAGAAACAACATCTACACTGAGAATTACCTGTGAACAGTTAGTAGATGCTGAAGTACCCTTTACTCTCATTCTAAATCCTTCTGTTGGCGATCTCAAAGATTCACTTCATGAGATTATTCATTTCATTAATGCAGAAGTAGGCGACTACGAGCAGTTACACCTTGGAGTACTAATACATTCAAATACTAATCTTGCCCCCCTGAACCAAAGTCTTAATGAATTAGAGAATAACTATCCTTTCACAATTGTTCATTTAAGCCAGTATCCTGATACAGATAGCCTCTCCGATTTTTATAATGATAAGACGGTACATTATAATCTATTCAGAGACTCAAATCTCGTTAGAAGGTATAGAAGGATAATTAACCAAAATACTAAGGTGGTTCTTAGCGACCCTTTTAACTCGAAGCGAACCAATGCAGATTATGCAAAAGTTCCAGACGAGTTTTTTACTGATGAACATAATTTCTACCATGAAGATGGTTACATCGGTTTTTCTGATTATCTAACCATTGGTGAAGATTACTCTGACTCAGGTTTTGCTCCTTATGCCGTTACTATTCACCTCACTTATCTACGAGATGATGGCCAAATCTGGATACGCCACTTTGTTTCTGATTCAAACGATGATTACACCGATGTGCCTGGAACTTACAAAGAAGCTCTTGATAAGCTAATTGAGTTTATAAATGATGAAAATCTGCAATCAAGCGCATGTGAGGAATTCCGCAAACAAGCTGCAGCCGGTCACTATCCAGGTTTAGGTAGTGTTAAAAAGCTTTCCATAATACACCACATAGAACTTATAATTGGAGTTCTAAATTAA
- a CDS encoding sce7726 family protein yields the protein MNTVIQNSVDNNLSISGIFSNSHFKRVITNGKSNFIDAKIDKYIQFLELNEGATRKDALKAMYSYLLSEYRCEYVYKNFITKKILLGRHSLNTSTLLNEFRVGSSLADLVLINGKSVVYEIKTELDTPERLEDQLADYRKTFTHIYLVTHHSLIEKYLSILKDEEVGLIALTNNFTLSEVREAKKETRYLDITTMFKSLRKEEYSNIIESEYGEVPDVPNMYYFKECLKLAEQMPPKHFHKLMTTELKKRKPKETTPFKENLLPEYLNSVCMAIDPTANQYDRLFQFLNTKIN from the coding sequence ATGAACACAGTCATACAAAATAGCGTTGATAACAATCTTTCCATTTCGGGAATATTTTCGAACTCGCATTTCAAGCGTGTAATAACTAATGGCAAAAGTAATTTCATTGATGCCAAAATTGATAAGTACATTCAATTTCTGGAGTTGAATGAGGGTGCTACACGTAAGGATGCCCTTAAGGCTATGTATTCATACCTGCTATCAGAATACCGTTGTGAATATGTGTACAAAAACTTTATCACTAAGAAAATTCTTCTTGGTCGCCACAGTCTTAATACTTCCACTTTATTGAATGAGTTTAGAGTTGGCTCTTCACTAGCAGACCTTGTACTTATTAACGGAAAATCGGTTGTGTATGAAATCAAAACTGAGCTTGATACCCCAGAACGGTTAGAAGATCAGTTGGCGGATTACAGAAAAACCTTTACACATATCTACTTGGTAACTCACCACTCACTTATTGAAAAATACCTTTCTATACTGAAGGACGAAGAAGTCGGATTAATAGCTCTTACGAATAATTTTACCCTATCTGAGGTAAGAGAGGCTAAAAAAGAAACCCGATACCTGGATATAACAACCATGTTTAAGTCCCTCAGAAAAGAAGAATACTCCAATATAATCGAATCAGAATATGGGGAAGTGCCGGATGTACCTAATATGTACTATTTCAAAGAGTGCCTTAAATTAGCCGAGCAAATGCCACCTAAACACTTCCATAAATTAATGACTACGGAGCTAAAGAAAAGGAAGCCAAAAGAGACAACCCCTTTTAAGGAAAATCTCCTACCTGAGTATCTAAACAGTGTCTGCATGGCCATAGACCCTACTGCTAATCAGTATGATCGCTTATTCCAATTTTTAAACACAAAAATTAACTGA
- a CDS encoding N-6 DNA methylase, with translation MFEQAFKNIDDVLFKDAGCDSELDYIEQTSWILFLKYLNDLENEKADEAELQGKEYEYILDEEYRWTTWAHPLNEDGELDHNKTKTGDDLIEFVDGELFPYLKKFKQLHIDNPQTIEYKIGEIFSELKNKIQSGYIMRDVINHVDELPFLSAEDKHELSHLYETKIKNMGNAGRNGGQYYTPRPLIRTMIEVIDPKVGETVYDGAVGSAGFLCEAYDYMYERMEKGTENLKTLQEKTFYGKEKKNLAYIIGIMNMILHGIEAPNIVHTNTLAEDIRSIQEKDRHDVILANPPFGGKERKEVQQNFDIKSSETAFLFLQHFIKSLKAGGRAAIVIKNSFLSNVGNAENSLRKYLLETCNLHTVLVLPQKVFTAGVHTVVLYFTKGEPTKNIWFYELDPGRSLGKTNPLNDDDLKEFRKLQPDKPETEHSWNVKIADVPDDTFDLSAKNPNASEEDPLRSPEEILAEMEMLDEETQSLMQSIRELV, from the coding sequence ATGTTCGAGCAGGCGTTTAAGAATATTGATGATGTACTTTTTAAAGATGCGGGGTGTGACAGTGAATTAGACTACATTGAACAGACCTCGTGGATCTTATTTCTGAAGTATCTGAACGATCTTGAAAATGAGAAGGCCGATGAGGCTGAATTGCAGGGCAAGGAGTACGAGTACATCCTCGATGAGGAATACCGTTGGACCACCTGGGCTCATCCGCTCAATGAAGACGGAGAATTAGACCATAATAAAACCAAAACCGGCGATGATCTGATTGAGTTTGTGGATGGTGAGCTGTTCCCCTACCTCAAGAAATTTAAGCAGCTCCATATTGATAACCCGCAAACCATTGAGTACAAGATCGGGGAGATCTTCTCAGAGCTAAAGAATAAGATTCAGAGCGGGTATATCATGCGTGATGTGATCAATCATGTGGATGAGCTGCCGTTCCTGTCTGCGGAGGATAAGCATGAGTTGAGTCACCTGTATGAGACCAAGATCAAGAATATGGGGAATGCCGGTCGTAATGGTGGGCAGTATTACACGCCCCGACCGTTGATCCGCACTATGATTGAGGTTATTGATCCCAAAGTGGGAGAAACGGTGTATGACGGTGCCGTGGGTTCTGCCGGATTCTTGTGTGAGGCCTATGATTATATGTACGAGCGCATGGAGAAAGGCACGGAGAATCTGAAAACCCTTCAAGAGAAAACCTTTTATGGTAAAGAGAAGAAGAACCTCGCCTACATTATCGGGATCATGAATATGATTCTGCACGGGATTGAGGCTCCCAACATTGTGCATACCAATACGCTGGCGGAGGACATTCGCAGTATTCAGGAGAAAGACCGGCATGATGTAATTCTGGCCAATCCACCTTTTGGCGGTAAAGAGCGGAAGGAAGTGCAGCAGAACTTTGATATTAAATCCAGTGAAACCGCTTTCCTGTTCTTACAACACTTTATTAAGTCCCTAAAGGCAGGAGGACGGGCAGCCATTGTTATTAAGAATTCTTTTTTGAGTAATGTTGGTAACGCTGAAAATAGTTTAAGAAAGTATCTTCTTGAGACCTGTAATCTGCACACAGTATTAGTTCTGCCGCAAAAAGTTTTTACAGCCGGAGTACATACAGTTGTTCTCTATTTTACCAAAGGAGAGCCTACTAAAAACATCTGGTTTTATGAACTTGACCCAGGTAGAAGCCTTGGTAAGACAAATCCACTCAATGATGACGACCTGAAGGAGTTCAGGAAATTGCAACCGGATAAGCCTGAAACGGAACACAGCTGGAATGTGAAGATTGCCGATGTTCCTGACGATACTTTTGACCTGAGTGCCAAGAACCCCAATGCCTCGGAAGAAGATCCCTTGCGCAGTCCGGAGGAGATCTTAGCAGAGATGGAGATGCTGGATGAGGAAACCCAATCACTGATGCAATCTATTCGGGAGTTGGTATGA
- a CDS encoding restriction endonuclease subunit S, with product MSYENYLKRLDEICENLDRLREPISKNKREPGPYPYYGASGIVDHVADYIFDEDLLLVSEDGANLLDRTYPIAFSISGKNWVNNHAHVLRFLDKVSQRLIEYYLNSIKLDPWVSGMAQPKLNQRNLNSIPVPFPPLPEQKRIVGILDEAFEAIDQAKANIERNIENAEELFQSKLNEIFSQRGEGWEEKRLEEVCENLDRMREPISKKNREEGPYPYYGASGIVDYVADYIFDEDLLLVSEDGANLLARTYPIAFSISGKNWVNNHAHVLRFENMASQRFIEYYLNSIKLDPWVSGMAQPKLNQRNLHSIPVPFPPLEDQKKVVSGLDVLKNDVEAITEAYKNKINGLEELKKSILQKAFSGELTANEHVAA from the coding sequence ATGAGCTATGAAAATTATTTGAAACGGTTGGATGAAATTTGTGAAAACCTGGATAGATTAAGAGAGCCTATTTCTAAGAATAAACGAGAACCAGGCCCCTATCCATATTATGGTGCCTCGGGTATAGTCGATCATGTTGCAGATTATATTTTTGATGAAGATTTATTATTGGTTTCAGAAGATGGAGCTAATTTGTTAGATAGAACTTATCCTATTGCTTTTTCAATTAGTGGAAAGAATTGGGTAAATAATCATGCCCATGTTTTACGTTTTTTAGATAAAGTTTCGCAGAGGCTTATTGAGTACTATCTAAATTCAATAAAATTAGACCCGTGGGTTAGTGGAATGGCTCAACCTAAGTTGAATCAACGCAATTTAAATTCAATTCCTGTCCCTTTTCCACCACTACCGGAGCAAAAGCGTATTGTGGGTATTTTGGATGAGGCCTTTGAGGCCATCGATCAGGCCAAGGCCAACATTGAGCGGAACATTGAAAACGCCGAGGAGCTGTTTCAGAGTAAGCTGAATGAGATTTTCTCTCAGAGAGGGGAAGGTTGGGAGGAAAAACGACTGGAAGAAGTTTGCGAAAACTTAGACAGAATGAGAGAGCCAATATCTAAGAAAAACCGAGAAGAAGGACCTTACCCTTATTACGGTGCATCTGGAATTGTAGATTACGTTGCGGATTATATCTTTGATGAAGATTTACTATTAGTATCAGAAGATGGAGCAAATTTATTAGCAAGAACCTATCCTATAGCATTTTCGATAAGTGGTAAAAACTGGGTAAATAACCATGCTCATGTGTTGAGGTTTGAAAACATGGCCAGTCAGAGGTTCATTGAATATTATCTTAATTCAATAAAATTAGATCCGTGGGTAAGTGGTATGGCTCAGCCTAAGTTAAACCAACGAAATTTGCATTCCATACCTGTTCCATTTCCTCCATTAGAGGATCAAAAGAAGGTTGTTTCGGGATTAGATGTACTAAAAAACGATGTTGAAGCAATTACTGAGGCTTATAAAAACAAGATCAATGGATTGGAAGAACTCAAAAAGTCCATCCTACAAAAAGCCTTTTCGGGTGAGCTAACAGCGAACGAACACGTGGCTGCATGA